One Vampirovibrio chlorellavorus genomic window carries:
- a CDS encoding flavin reductase family protein: MSEQLMNKEAIGQAIGRIPSGVFIITAQRGEQKIGMMGSWVAQAGFEPPVISVAIHPEREIYKVIEETGRFSVNVLSNENMNLMKAFSRYSPDQFNDVAHEISENGLVLTEAVAVMHCRFVGKCTLSEHHLFLGEVIDGAYLNHEQAPMVHLRKSGFNY, encoded by the coding sequence CATTGGGCGGATTCCCAGTGGCGTGTTTATTATTACCGCCCAGCGTGGGGAACAGAAAATCGGCATGATGGGTTCATGGGTGGCTCAGGCCGGGTTTGAACCGCCCGTGATTTCGGTGGCCATCCACCCGGAGCGTGAAATTTACAAGGTGATTGAGGAAACCGGTCGTTTCAGCGTCAACGTGCTGAGCAACGAGAATATGAACCTGATGAAGGCCTTTTCCCGATACTCTCCCGATCAATTTAACGACGTGGCCCACGAAATCAGTGAAAACGGCCTGGTGCTGACTGAGGCGGTGGCCGTCATGCATTGCCGCTTTGTGGGCAAGTGTACCCTGAGCGAGCATCACCTGTTTTTGGGTGAAGTGATTGACGGGGCCTACCTGAACCACGAGCAAGCCCCCATGGTGCATTTGCGCAAGTCCGGCTTCAACTACTAG
- a CDS encoding thioredoxin family protein — protein sequence MIHAVRYPHHLTMKTVLAHRKVRRLLLLILGGILGFLGGLSAGSAWAETPTLPDNFKLNAQGKWVLLDFYADYCGTCQMMAPKLKVMEKKTRNQIVFHHINVADDSNRKYWDAFQLKGTPTYVLYNADGQAVYKMQELITPIILEKQLLRHTNQLKAIELPTDLDIPRLGDTELRPLNQLLLLSFESDHCKPCQEMQPYLTGFEISGKPNLNVIHLNTQNAATQKIMSQLNIKGAPAYAVLDNARVSPANLANNRRGELFVLNGPAQPRLLWEVIRMFGQSGV from the coding sequence GTGATACACGCAGTCCGCTACCCACACCACCTCACCATGAAAACCGTTTTAGCCCATCGCAAGGTTCGCAGGTTGCTCTTACTGATATTGGGCGGCATACTGGGCTTCTTGGGTGGGTTGTCGGCGGGATCTGCCTGGGCCGAAACGCCCACTTTGCCCGACAACTTCAAGCTGAACGCCCAGGGGAAATGGGTGCTGCTGGACTTTTACGCCGATTACTGCGGCACCTGCCAGATGATGGCCCCCAAGCTAAAGGTCATGGAGAAAAAAACACGAAACCAGATCGTCTTTCATCACATCAACGTGGCCGATGACAGCAACCGCAAATACTGGGACGCCTTTCAGCTCAAGGGAACCCCCACTTACGTGCTTTACAACGCCGACGGTCAGGCGGTCTACAAAATGCAGGAGCTGATTACCCCCATTATTCTGGAAAAACAGTTGCTGCGGCATACCAACCAGCTGAAAGCCATTGAATTGCCCACCGACCTGGATATCCCCCGCCTTGGGGACACGGAGCTGCGGCCCCTGAATCAGTTGCTGCTATTATCCTTTGAAAGCGATCACTGTAAGCCCTGTCAGGAAATGCAGCCCTACCTGACGGGGTTTGAAATCAGCGGGAAGCCCAACCTGAACGTCATTCACCTGAACACCCAAAACGCCGCCACCCAAAAAATAATGAGCCAACTAAACATCAAAGGGGCCCCTGCCTACGCTGTACTGGATAACGCCCGGGTTTCCCCGGCCAATTTGGCCAATAACCGCCGAGGCGAATTATTTGTGCTGAACGGCCCTGCCCAACCCCGCCTGCTGTGGGAAGTCATTCGCATGTTTGGGCAATCCGGCGTTTAA
- a CDS encoding DUF167 domain-containing protein, with translation MAIQLRLQGNTLMVPVKVTPKGRRNEILPFREGDVWLKLKVTAPPEDGAANTAVLSLLSKQLQTPISCLRLLSGHQARQKQVCIAVSNAEESALLQARLAQVLQSDSAFCFAQ, from the coding sequence ATGGCCATTCAGCTGCGGTTACAAGGAAACACCCTGATGGTACCGGTCAAGGTGACCCCCAAGGGGCGTCGCAATGAGATTCTGCCTTTCAGAGAGGGCGATGTCTGGCTGAAGCTGAAAGTAACCGCCCCGCCGGAAGACGGGGCAGCCAATACGGCGGTGCTTTCCCTGCTGTCCAAACAGCTCCAGACGCCCATCAGCTGCTTGCGGCTCCTCAGCGGGCATCAGGCCCGTCAGAAGCAGGTGTGCATTGCCGTATCCAATGCTGAGGAAAGCGCTTTGTTGCAAGCCCGATTGGCTCAGGTCTTGCAAAGTGATTCGGCCTTTTGTTTTGCCCAATAA